A window from Bosea sp. ANAM02 encodes these proteins:
- a CDS encoding ABC transporter permease, with protein sequence MPAAEPAKAELSRVARFRRYLRRHPSVAVGGGLLILMALIGLFAPLLWTTDPTAISPARRTRVPSELYWFGTDMLGRDVYSRVVYGARVSLLVGFSVAILSSIIGLTIGLFAGFVRWADGIIMRIIDGMMSIPPILLAIALMALTRGSIQNVIIAITVAEIPRVARLVRGVVLSLREQPYVEAAVANGARVPRIIWRHILPNTFAPMSVQATYICASAMIVEAILSFIGAGVPPATPSWGNIMAEGRALWQVRPHIILFPAVFLSITVLAVNLLGDGLRDSLDPRLAKTI encoded by the coding sequence CTGCCGGCGGCTGAACCGGCCAAGGCTGAACTCAGCCGCGTCGCCCGCTTCCGCCGCTATCTGCGGCGCCACCCGTCCGTCGCCGTCGGCGGCGGGCTCCTGATCCTGATGGCGCTGATCGGCCTCTTCGCGCCGCTGCTCTGGACCACGGACCCGACCGCGATCTCGCCGGCCAGGCGCACGCGCGTGCCCTCCGAGCTCTACTGGTTCGGCACCGACATGTTGGGCCGCGACGTCTATTCGCGCGTCGTCTACGGCGCCCGCGTCTCGTTGCTCGTCGGCTTCAGCGTCGCGATCCTGTCCTCGATCATCGGCCTCACCATCGGCCTCTTCGCGGGCTTCGTGCGCTGGGCCGACGGTATCATCATGCGCATCATCGACGGCATGATGTCGATCCCGCCGATCCTGCTCGCCATCGCCCTGATGGCGCTGACGCGCGGCTCGATCCAGAACGTGATCATCGCCATCACCGTCGCCGAGATCCCGCGCGTGGCCCGCCTCGTGCGCGGCGTCGTGCTCTCGTTGCGCGAGCAGCCCTATGTCGAGGCGGCGGTGGCCAATGGCGCCCGCGTGCCACGCATCATCTGGCGCCACATCCTGCCCAACACCTTCGCGCCGATGAGCGTGCAGGCGACCTATATCTGCGCCAGCGCCATGATCGTCGAGGCGATCCTGTCCTTCATCGGCGCGGGCGTGCCGCCGGCGACGCCCTCCTGGGGCAACATCATGGCCGAGGGCAGGGCGCTCTGGCAGGTCCGGCCGCATATCATCCTGTTCCCGGCGGTGTTCCTCTCGATCACCGTGCTCGCGGTGAACCTGCTCGGCGACGGCCTCAGAGACTCGCTCGATCCCAGGCTCGCCAAGACGATCTGA
- a CDS encoding RidA family protein has product MSAEDRLKELGLTLPDVPTPVATYVSFKQVGDMVYLSGQGPKRADGTYPTGKVGADVTVEEAYQHARQTGLGLLAAMKKAVGSLDKVEVVKLLGMVNAAPDFSDHPKVINGCSDLFVAVLGERGRHARSAVGMGSLPNRMTVEIEVIVKVHP; this is encoded by the coding sequence ATGAGCGCCGAAGACAGGCTGAAGGAACTGGGGCTGACCCTGCCGGACGTGCCGACGCCGGTCGCGACCTATGTCAGCTTCAAGCAGGTCGGCGACATGGTCTATCTCTCGGGCCAGGGTCCGAAGCGCGCCGACGGCACCTATCCGACCGGTAAGGTCGGGGCCGATGTCACGGTCGAAGAGGCTTACCAGCATGCCAGGCAGACTGGCCTCGGCCTGCTCGCTGCGATGAAGAAGGCCGTCGGCTCCCTCGACAAGGTCGAGGTGGTCAAGCTGCTCGGCATGGTCAATGCTGCCCCGGACTTCTCGGATCATCCCAAGGTCATCAACGGCTGCTCGGACCTGTTCGTCGCCGTGCTCGGCGAGCGCGGCCGTCATGCCCGCTCGGCCGTCGGCATGGGTTCGCTGCCGAACCGCATGACCGTCGAGATCGAGGTCATCGTGAAGGTGCATCCATGA
- a CDS encoding ABC transporter permease has protein sequence MLAFVVRRIVTTIPVMAFVALFVFSLLYVAPGDPAAIIAGDQASPADVERIRASLGLDRPYLVRFAEWSFRVLQGDLGTSIFTNLPVTQLIAQRIEPTLSLMILTLIFAVVVAVPMGVVAAWKAGSWVDKAAMGFAVLGFSVPVFVVGYLLAYLFALRLDWLPVQGYTPFSQGFWPWLRNLILPAVTLGLVYIALIARITRATMLEVLQQDYVRTAQAKGVTQKDVLFLHSLKNAAVPIVTIIGIGIALLIGGAVVTESVFAIPGLGRLTVDAILRRDYPVIQGVVLMFSLVYVLVNLLIDLTYTLVDPRIRY, from the coding sequence ATGCTCGCTTTCGTCGTCAGGCGCATCGTCACGACCATCCCGGTGATGGCCTTCGTGGCGCTGTTCGTCTTTTCGTTGCTCTATGTCGCGCCGGGCGATCCCGCGGCGATCATCGCCGGTGACCAGGCCTCGCCCGCCGATGTCGAGCGCATCCGCGCCAGCCTGGGACTGGACCGGCCCTATCTCGTCCGTTTCGCCGAATGGTCCTTCCGGGTGCTCCAGGGCGATCTCGGCACCTCGATCTTCACCAACCTGCCGGTGACGCAGCTCATCGCGCAGCGTATCGAGCCGACGCTGTCGCTGATGATCCTGACGTTGATCTTCGCCGTGGTGGTCGCCGTGCCGATGGGCGTGGTCGCCGCCTGGAAGGCGGGGAGCTGGGTCGACAAGGCGGCGATGGGCTTCGCCGTGCTCGGCTTTTCGGTGCCGGTCTTCGTCGTCGGCTACCTGCTCGCCTATCTCTTCGCACTCCGCCTCGACTGGCTGCCCGTGCAGGGCTACACGCCGTTCTCGCAGGGTTTCTGGCCCTGGCTCAGGAATCTGATCCTGCCGGCCGTCACGCTCGGCCTCGTCTATATCGCGCTGATCGCCCGCATCACCCGCGCCACCATGCTCGAGGTGTTGCAGCAGGACTATGTCCGCACCGCCCAGGCGAAGGGCGTGACCCAGAAGGACGTGCTCTTCCTGCATTCGCTCAAGAATGCCGCCGTGCCGATCGTCACCATCATCGGCATCGGCATCGCGCTCCTGATCGGCGGCGCCGTCGTGACCGAGAGCGTCTTCGCCATTCCCGGCCTCGGCCGGCTCACCGTCGATGCCATCCTGCGTCGCGACTACCCCGTCATCCAGGGCGTCGTGCTGATGTTCAGCCTGGTCTACGTGCTCGTGAACCTGCTGATCGACCTGACCTATACCCTCGTCGACCCGAGGATCCGCTATTGA
- a CDS encoding GNAT family N-acetyltransferase: MRSALWRRMAPADLPAVMAIAAVVHPDYPEDEAVFAERLRLAPDGCHVLAGEGGALQGYLVSHPWPGGTVPALNSLLGEIPQGVANWYLHDLALLPAGRGNGAAGAIVTAIARHAAETGHASLALVAVNDSIGFWRRQGFREVHDPALDRKLASYDDAARYMRRELND; the protein is encoded by the coding sequence TTGCGAAGCGCGCTCTGGCGTCGCATGGCGCCGGCCGACCTGCCGGCCGTGATGGCGATCGCGGCCGTCGTGCACCCGGACTATCCCGAGGACGAGGCGGTCTTCGCCGAGCGCCTGCGCCTGGCGCCGGACGGCTGCCATGTGCTGGCCGGCGAGGGCGGTGCGCTGCAGGGCTATCTCGTCAGCCATCCCTGGCCGGGGGGCACGGTCCCGGCCCTGAATTCCCTGCTCGGCGAGATCCCGCAAGGCGTCGCGAACTGGTATCTGCACGATCTCGCCTTGCTGCCGGCCGGGCGAGGCAACGGTGCGGCAGGCGCGATCGTCACGGCGATCGCCCGTCATGCGGCCGAAACCGGCCATGCGAGCCTGGCGCTCGTCGCGGTCAACGACTCAATCGGCTTCTGGCGACGACAGGGCTTTCGCGAGGTGCATGATCCCGCGCTTGATCGCAAGCTCGCGAGCTATGACGATGCGGCCCGCTATATGCGCCGCGAACTGAACGACTGA
- a CDS encoding N-carbamoyl-D-amino-acid hydrolase, which produces MTRILTVAAAQLGPIQRDESRASAVARMVELMRQAKSHGADLVVYPEAALTAFFPHWWIDDEAEIDSWFESAMPSNETAPLFEESKRLGVGFHLGYCELAFEQGRKRRFNTAILVDKSGSIVGKYRKIHLPGHPEHRPAAPFQNLEKRYFETGELGWPVWRTMDANIGMMICNDRRWPESYRSMGLQDVELIVLGYNTPKHNPPAPDHDRLGNFHNQLVMQAGAYQNATWVVGVAKAGLEAGVDQIGGSCIIAPTGEVVAQAVTEDDELVLARCDMDLGKSYKASTFNFARHREPQAYGLIVERKGAVGPA; this is translated from the coding sequence GTGACCCGCATCCTGACCGTCGCCGCCGCCCAGCTCGGCCCCATCCAGCGCGATGAGAGCCGGGCCTCGGCCGTCGCCCGCATGGTCGAGCTGATGCGGCAGGCCAAGAGCCACGGCGCCGATCTCGTCGTCTATCCGGAAGCCGCGCTCACCGCCTTCTTCCCGCATTGGTGGATCGACGACGAAGCCGAGATCGATAGCTGGTTCGAGAGCGCGATGCCCTCGAACGAGACCGCGCCGCTCTTCGAGGAGAGCAAGCGCCTCGGCGTCGGCTTCCATCTCGGCTATTGCGAGCTCGCCTTCGAGCAGGGCCGCAAGCGCCGCTTCAACACCGCGATCCTCGTCGACAAGTCGGGTTCGATCGTCGGCAAGTACCGCAAGATCCATCTGCCGGGGCACCCCGAGCACCGCCCCGCGGCGCCCTTCCAGAACCTGGAGAAGCGCTATTTCGAGACCGGCGAGCTCGGCTGGCCGGTGTGGCGGACGATGGATGCGAATATCGGCATGATGATCTGCAACGACCGCCGCTGGCCGGAGAGCTATCGCTCGATGGGCCTGCAGGATGTCGAGCTGATCGTGCTCGGCTACAACACGCCCAAGCACAACCCGCCGGCGCCGGACCATGACCGGCTCGGCAATTTCCACAACCAGCTCGTGATGCAGGCCGGCGCCTATCAGAACGCAACCTGGGTCGTCGGCGTCGCCAAGGCGGGGCTGGAGGCCGGCGTCGACCAGATCGGCGGCTCCTGCATCATCGCGCCGACCGGCGAGGTCGTAGCCCAGGCCGTGACCGAGGATGACGAGCTCGTCCTCGCCCGCTGCGACATGGATCTCGGCAAGAGCTACAAGGCCTCCACCTTCAATTTCGCCAGGCATCGCGAGCCTCAGGCCTACGGCCTGATCGTCGAGCGCAAGGGCGCGGTGGGGCCGGCGTGA
- a CDS encoding alanine racemase codes for MSVTATTSRAVDQPAPTPLAAEIARVYGTPAVVIDLDKVDANIARLQATCDAAGLANRPHIKTHKSPELARLQIEAGARGITCQKLGEAEVMADGGIDDILISYNIIGEEKLGRLGALQRRVRMIVAADNPVTISGLPRAGEIAGRDLEVVIECDTGRKRAGVETPGEAVELARMVAASPGLRFAGFLMYPPEDGWERTQVFLDTANAGLRDAGLKADIVSTGGSPNLPHIGKLKGSTEHRSGTSIFNDRMQIAAGVATLEDCALTVYATVVSRAGAERGILDSGSKTLTSDKGNLDGHGYILEYPAARIAQFAEEHGFLDLSASNKRPLVGEVVRVVPNHVCVVVNMVDRLVTVRGDKLIGELPVAARGKLT; via the coding sequence ATGAGCGTGACCGCGACCACCTCCCGCGCCGTCGACCAGCCGGCGCCGACACCGCTCGCCGCCGAGATCGCCCGCGTCTACGGAACGCCCGCCGTGGTGATCGATCTCGACAAGGTCGATGCCAATATAGCCCGTCTCCAGGCGACCTGCGACGCGGCCGGCCTGGCCAACCGTCCGCATATCAAGACGCACAAGTCGCCGGAGCTGGCCCGCCTCCAGATCGAGGCCGGCGCGCGCGGCATCACCTGCCAGAAGCTCGGCGAGGCCGAGGTGATGGCCGATGGCGGCATCGACGATATCCTGATCAGCTACAACATCATCGGCGAGGAGAAGCTCGGCCGCCTCGGCGCGCTGCAGCGCCGCGTCCGGATGATCGTCGCGGCCGACAACCCGGTCACCATCTCCGGCCTGCCGCGGGCGGGGGAGATCGCGGGCCGCGATCTGGAAGTGGTCATCGAATGCGATACCGGCCGCAAGCGCGCCGGCGTCGAGACGCCCGGCGAGGCGGTGGAACTGGCCAGGATGGTCGCTGCTTCGCCCGGCCTGCGCTTCGCCGGCTTCCTGATGTACCCGCCGGAGGATGGCTGGGAGCGCACGCAGGTCTTCCTCGACACCGCCAATGCCGGTCTGCGCGATGCCGGCCTCAAGGCCGACATCGTCTCGACCGGCGGCTCGCCCAACCTGCCGCATATCGGGAAGCTCAAGGGCTCGACCGAGCATCGCTCGGGCACCTCGATCTTCAACGACCGCATGCAGATCGCGGCTGGGGTCGCGACGCTCGAGGATTGTGCGCTGACCGTCTACGCGACGGTGGTGAGCCGGGCCGGTGCAGAGCGCGGCATCCTCGATTCAGGCTCGAAGACGCTGACCAGCGACAAGGGCAATCTCGATGGCCACGGCTATATCCTCGAATACCCGGCGGCGCGGATCGCGCAATTTGCGGAGGAGCACGGCTTCCTCGACCTTTCTGCTTCGAACAAGCGCCCGCTCGTCGGCGAGGTCGTGCGCGTGGTGCCGAACCATGTCTGCGTCGTCGTCAACATGGTCGATCGTCTGGTGACCGTGCGCGGCGACAAGCTGATCGGGGAACTGCCGGTCGCGGCGCGCGGCAAGCTGACCTGA
- a CDS encoding DUF1028 domain-containing protein, whose amino-acid sequence MTWSIVARDAATGAYGVAVSTCAFAVGARVPYGGGRIGAIATQAFVNPLYGIDGLRLLQEGRSAVEIIATLTAADEGRAHRQLHVIDRDGKIASHTGAACIDWCGAVDGPQVSVAGNMLAGPEVVQQTLKTYIASSALDFDERLLVALEAGEKAGGDKRGKQSAAIRIWNGEPVPSLDIRVDDHSDPLAELRRLWRVAHQRSVPFQQASPSRGRPAGVTDRAELDRLCTEYAAAWNTRHPET is encoded by the coding sequence ATGACCTGGTCCATCGTCGCCCGCGACGCCGCGACCGGCGCCTATGGCGTCGCCGTCTCGACCTGCGCTTTCGCCGTCGGCGCCCGCGTGCCCTATGGCGGCGGGCGGATCGGCGCGATCGCGACGCAGGCCTTCGTCAACCCGCTTTACGGGATCGACGGCCTGAGATTGCTGCAGGAAGGCCGCTCGGCGGTCGAGATCATCGCGACGTTGACGGCGGCCGACGAGGGCCGCGCCCATCGCCAGCTCCATGTCATCGACCGCGACGGCAAGATCGCCTCGCATACCGGCGCCGCCTGCATCGACTGGTGCGGCGCCGTCGACGGGCCGCAGGTCTCTGTCGCCGGCAACATGCTCGCCGGCCCGGAGGTCGTGCAGCAGACGCTGAAGACCTATATCGCCTCCTCGGCGCTGGATTTCGACGAGCGCCTGCTGGTGGCGCTGGAAGCCGGCGAGAAGGCCGGCGGCGACAAGCGCGGCAAGCAATCCGCCGCGATCCGGATCTGGAACGGCGAACCCGTGCCCAGCCTCGACATCCGCGTCGACGACCACAGCGATCCCCTGGCGGAGCTGCGCCGGCTCTGGCGCGTCGCGCATCAGCGCTCGGTGCCGTTCCAGCAGGCTTCGCCGTCGCGCGGGCGCCCCGCCGGCGTCACCGACCGGGCCGAACTCGATCGCCTCTGCACGGAATACGCCGCCGCCTGGAACACCAGGCATCCGGAGACCTGA
- a CDS encoding ABC transporter substrate-binding protein, whose product MDRRTFLKSATGAGMVAATGGLAMPALAQSSSKTLRFVPQANLANFDPIWGTQYVVRNAAALVWDTLYGVDSKFQPQRQMVEAEEMSSDGLTWTFKLRSGLKFHDGTPVTSKDVVASLVRWSARDPMGLMIRAIQVSLEPVDELTWKWVLKEPYPKMLLALAKNNSPCTFIMPERIAKTDPFTQITEYVGSGPMKFLRSDWVPGAKAVFEKFADYKPRSEKADWLSGGKNILVDRIEWVIMPDPATAAAALQNGEVDWWETPLADLVPVLKGHKDINVDIGDPLGNIGAFRMNHLHPPFNNLKVRQAVLTALNQEDYMRAVVGDDDKLWKPLPGFFTPGTPLYTEEGGDILKKRNVAEAKKLLAESGYKGEPVICVVAQDMAATKSMGDVTAELLKSIGMKVDFVATDWGTVGARRAQKTPPDQGGWSMFHTWHAGADCVNPASYTAIRANGDKAWFGWPNVPAVETEVTNWFKAKDLAEEKAVMGRLNKAAVENVVFAPTGFYLSYQAWRKNVTGVVSGPLPFFWDVKKA is encoded by the coding sequence ATGGATCGCAGGACGTTTCTGAAATCCGCGACGGGCGCGGGCATGGTTGCCGCGACGGGCGGGCTGGCGATGCCGGCCCTGGCGCAAAGTTCCAGCAAGACGCTACGTTTCGTACCGCAGGCCAATCTCGCCAATTTCGACCCGATCTGGGGGACGCAATACGTCGTCCGCAACGCCGCGGCGCTGGTCTGGGACACGCTCTACGGCGTCGATTCGAAATTCCAGCCGCAGCGTCAGATGGTGGAGGCCGAGGAGATGTCCTCGGACGGTCTGACCTGGACCTTCAAGCTGCGCTCGGGCCTCAAGTTCCACGACGGCACGCCGGTCACCTCCAAGGACGTGGTCGCCAGCCTCGTGCGCTGGTCGGCCCGCGATCCGATGGGCCTGATGATCCGCGCGATCCAGGTGTCGCTCGAGCCGGTCGATGAACTGACCTGGAAATGGGTGCTCAAGGAGCCGTATCCGAAGATGCTCCTGGCGCTGGCGAAGAACAATTCGCCCTGCACCTTCATCATGCCGGAGCGCATCGCCAAGACCGATCCGTTCACGCAGATCACCGAATATGTCGGTTCCGGTCCGATGAAGTTCCTGCGGAGCGACTGGGTGCCGGGCGCCAAGGCCGTGTTCGAGAAGTTCGCGGATTACAAGCCCCGCTCCGAGAAGGCCGACTGGCTCTCCGGCGGCAAGAACATCCTCGTCGATCGGATCGAATGGGTGATCATGCCCGATCCGGCGACGGCCGCCGCCGCGCTCCAGAACGGCGAAGTCGATTGGTGGGAGACCCCGCTTGCCGACCTCGTGCCGGTGCTGAAGGGCCACAAGGACATCAATGTCGATATCGGCGATCCGCTCGGAAATATCGGCGCATTCCGCATGAATCACCTGCATCCGCCCTTCAACAACCTGAAGGTGCGCCAGGCCGTGCTGACGGCGCTGAACCAGGAGGACTACATGCGCGCCGTCGTCGGCGACGACGACAAGCTCTGGAAGCCGCTGCCCGGCTTCTTCACGCCCGGCACGCCGCTCTATACCGAGGAGGGCGGCGATATTCTGAAGAAGCGCAACGTCGCCGAAGCCAAGAAGCTCCTGGCCGAGTCCGGCTACAAGGGCGAGCCCGTCATCTGCGTGGTGGCCCAGGACATGGCCGCCACCAAGTCGATGGGCGACGTGACGGCCGAACTGCTCAAGAGCATCGGCATGAAGGTCGATTTCGTCGCGACGGACTGGGGCACGGTCGGTGCCCGCCGCGCCCAGAAGACGCCGCCGGACCAGGGTGGTTGGAGCATGTTCCACACCTGGCATGCCGGCGCCGACTGCGTGAACCCCGCCTCCTATACGGCGATCCGCGCGAATGGCGACAAGGCCTGGTTCGGCTGGCCGAACGTTCCCGCGGTCGAGACCGAGGTGACGAACTGGTTCAAGGCCAAGGACCTGGCCGAGGAGAAGGCCGTGATGGGGCGCCTCAACAAGGCCGCCGTCGAGAACGTCGTCTTCGCGCCGACCGGCTTCTACCTCAGCTACCAGGCCTGGCGGAAGAACGTCACCGGCGTGGTCAGCGGGCCGTTGCCGTTCTTCTGGGACGTCAAGAAAGCCTGA
- a CDS encoding amidase, producing the protein MTTIASLSAAELGPLYASKQLSPVEVAKDALARIERFEPAVNAFAVRDEAVTLAMAEASQARWLKGEAIGPLDGVPVTIKDNLGVAGWSMQRGSAIASDSPFAEDSPITARLREAGTVFLGKTTMPEYGWKGVGDSPLTGITRNPWNTGTGPGGSSSGAAVCAALNLGCLHMGTDGAGSIRIPAAFTGVVGLKPSYGRVPAWPISVMGFLAHLGPLTRTVTDTALAMKVIGQPDPRDMTALLDRPPDYVDGLKGSMRGLRVAWSPRLGQDVTVDSEIAALTAAAAQAFTELGATVEEVDPGFEDPIEILMTLWSSGAALALKSVDVAGRKQMDPGLVAVAEQGERVPASAYVDALLNRRNALAYKMAQFHQQYDLLLTPTLPLPAFAVGRDTPEHGAYGEDWTRWTPFTYPFNITEQPAVSVPCGLTKAGLPAGLQIIGAFGKDALVLRAAAAFEQARPFARVDEPIKPI; encoded by the coding sequence ATGACGACGATCGCCTCGCTTTCCGCCGCCGAGCTCGGCCCGCTCTACGCCAGCAAGCAGCTCTCTCCCGTCGAGGTCGCGAAGGATGCGCTCGCCCGGATCGAGCGCTTCGAGCCCGCGGTCAACGCCTTCGCCGTCCGCGACGAGGCGGTGACGCTCGCCATGGCCGAAGCCTCGCAGGCGCGCTGGCTGAAGGGCGAGGCGATCGGCCCGCTCGACGGCGTGCCCGTGACCATCAAGGACAATCTCGGCGTCGCCGGCTGGTCGATGCAGCGCGGCTCCGCCATCGCCTCGGACTCGCCCTTCGCCGAGGATTCGCCGATCACGGCACGGCTGCGCGAGGCCGGCACGGTCTTCCTCGGCAAGACCACCATGCCGGAATATGGCTGGAAGGGCGTCGGAGATTCCCCGCTCACCGGCATCACCCGCAATCCCTGGAACACCGGCACCGGGCCGGGCGGCTCCTCGTCGGGTGCGGCCGTCTGCGCGGCGCTCAATCTCGGCTGCCTGCATATGGGCACCGACGGAGCGGGCTCCATCCGCATTCCCGCCGCCTTCACCGGCGTCGTCGGCCTGAAGCCGAGCTATGGCCGTGTCCCGGCCTGGCCGATCTCGGTCATGGGCTTCCTCGCCCATCTCGGGCCGCTGACCCGCACCGTCACCGATACGGCGCTCGCCATGAAGGTGATCGGCCAGCCCGATCCGCGCGACATGACGGCGCTGCTGGATCGCCCGCCGGATTACGTCGACGGGCTCAAGGGCAGCATGAGGGGCTTGCGCGTCGCCTGGTCGCCGCGCCTCGGCCAGGATGTCACGGTCGATTCCGAGATCGCGGCGCTCACGGCGGCTGCCGCGCAGGCCTTCACCGAGCTCGGCGCGACCGTGGAGGAGGTCGATCCCGGCTTCGAGGATCCCATCGAGATCTTGATGACGCTCTGGTCCTCGGGCGCTGCGCTGGCCTTGAAGAGCGTCGATGTTGCCGGCCGCAAGCAGATGGACCCGGGCCTCGTCGCGGTGGCTGAGCAAGGCGAGCGCGTCCCGGCCTCGGCCTATGTCGATGCGCTCCTGAACCGGCGCAATGCGCTGGCCTACAAGATGGCGCAGTTCCACCAGCAATACGACCTGCTGCTGACGCCGACCCTGCCGCTGCCGGCCTTCGCGGTCGGGCGCGACACGCCCGAGCACGGCGCCTATGGCGAGGACTGGACGCGCTGGACGCCCTTCACCTACCCCTTCAACATCACCGAGCAGCCGGCGGTCTCCGTGCCCTGCGGGCTGACCAAAGCGGGCCTGCCGGCCGGGCTCCAGATTATCGGCGCCTTCGGCAAGGACGCGCTCGTGCTGCGCGCGGCGGCAGCCTTCGAGCAGGCGCGGCCCTTCGCCCGCGTCGATGAGCCGATCAAACCGATTTAG
- a CDS encoding amidohydrolase/deacetylase family metallohydrolase — translation MTHDLILKGGRVIDPSQKHDGILDVAFTDGKVSGFGKDLKGAREIRDVSGYIVSPGLIDLHTHVYWGGTSLGIDADEFCRLSGVTTSVDTGSAGPGNWPGFRKHVIEQSQARILAYLHVSHAGIYGFDHRVMVGESGDLRLMNPIDCAEVADKNRDLIVGIKVRVGLHASGTSGTVPLNIALQVANEVGMPLMCHIDHPPPSYEEVIGMLRPGDVLTHAFRPFPNAPATAQGTVKPEVLAARKRGVIFDIGHGKGSFSFKTTRAMLANGFEPDVISSDVHKLCIDGPAYDQVTTMSKFLCMGMSLSNVIAASTVNAAMALKRPEYGSLKVGSLGDATILTVKEGKFDYVDVVGEHLMGDRKIVSEGVVLKGKWWHPKRTGKFPKVAA, via the coding sequence ATGACCCACGATCTCATCCTGAAGGGCGGCCGCGTCATCGACCCCTCCCAGAAGCATGACGGCATCCTCGATGTCGCCTTCACGGACGGCAAGGTCTCCGGCTTCGGCAAGGACCTGAAGGGCGCCAGGGAAATCCGCGACGTCTCCGGCTACATCGTCTCGCCCGGCCTGATCGACCTGCATACCCATGTCTATTGGGGTGGCACCTCGCTCGGCATCGACGCCGACGAGTTCTGCCGCCTCTCCGGCGTCACCACCTCGGTCGATACCGGCTCGGCCGGTCCCGGCAACTGGCCGGGCTTCCGCAAGCACGTCATCGAGCAGAGCCAGGCCCGCATCCTCGCCTATCTCCACGTCTCGCATGCGGGCATCTACGGCTTCGACCACCGCGTCATGGTCGGCGAGAGCGGCGACCTGCGCCTGATGAACCCGATCGACTGCGCCGAGGTCGCCGACAAGAACCGCGACCTGATCGTCGGCATCAAGGTCCGCGTCGGCCTGCATGCCTCCGGCACTTCCGGCACCGTGCCGCTGAACATCGCACTGCAGGTCGCCAACGAGGTCGGCATGCCCTTGATGTGCCATATCGACCATCCGCCGCCGTCCTATGAGGAGGTCATCGGCATGCTGCGGCCGGGCGACGTGTTGACCCACGCCTTCCGCCCCTTCCCGAACGCGCCGGCGACCGCGCAGGGCACGGTGAAGCCCGAGGTGCTGGCCGCCCGCAAGCGCGGCGTCATCTTCGATATCGGCCACGGCAAGGGCTCGTTCTCGTTCAAGACGACCCGAGCCATGCTGGCCAACGGCTTCGAGCCGGACGTGATCTCGTCGGACGTGCACAAGCTCTGCATCGATGGCCCGGCCTATGACCAGGTCACCACCATGTCGAAGTTCCTCTGCATGGGCATGAGCCTGAGCAACGTCATCGCCGCCTCGACCGTGAACGCGGCCATGGCGCTGAAGCGCCCGGAATACGGCTCGCTCAAGGTCGGCTCGCTCGGCGACGCGACGATCCTGACCGTCAAGGAAGGCAAGTTCGACTATGTCGACGTCGTCGGCGAGCATCTGATGGGCGATCGCAAAATCGTCTCCGAGGGCGTCGTGCTCAAGGGCAAGTGGTGGCACCCGAAGCGGACCGGCAAGTTCCCGAAGGTCGCGGCCTGA